The following proteins are encoded in a genomic region of Cervus elaphus chromosome 15, mCerEla1.1, whole genome shotgun sequence:
- the LOC122708807 gene encoding protein FAM24B-like, translated as MYCSLKFILIVIFFYCQPSSSFDDLDSHKNSKVNAIIMFCIGGAILLAMLVLMAVVICLYYKVANALNMPKVPVCLALKNNPAVITPDKVSAALTTGSYPSLQCCDECNLYPGFDALPPCCCNVNEGL; from the exons ATGTACTGTTCCCTcaagtttattttaattgtaatttttttttactgccagCCTTCATCCAGCTTTGACGATTTAGATTCTC ATAAAAACTCCAAAGTTAACGCGATAATTATGTTCTGCATTGGTGGCGCTATCCTGTTGGCCATGCTCGTTCTGATGGCCGTCGTCATCTGTCTTTACTACAAAGTAGCCAACGCACTGAA CATGCCAAAGGTACCTGTTTGTTTGGCCTTAAAAAATAATCCAGCTGTGATCACCCCGGACAAGGTCAGTGCAGCCCTCACCACTGGGTCTTACCCCAGCCTCCAGTGCTGTGACGAATGTAACTTGTATCCCGGCTTCGATGCCCTGCCTCCGTGCTGCTGTAATGTAAACGAGGGTCTCTGA